One segment of Clostridium botulinum DNA contains the following:
- the prfA gene encoding peptide chain release factor 1, whose translation MLLDKLAFIENKYDELSVKISDPSIMQNQNEWRKLCKEQADLEIIVNAYKEYKQVIEDLQVNKEMLSDESDREMKEMLNEEISSLAEREIELEKEIQILLLPKDPNDDKNVFVEIRGGAGGDEAALFAYNLFRMYTRYAERQRWSTEIMSLNETDIGGFKEVVFMIKGNGAYSKLKYESGVHRVQRVPDTESSGRIHTSTVTVAVLPEVDDVEIEIADKDVRIDVFRASGHGGQCVNTTDSAVRITHLPSGLVVSCQDEKSQLKNKEKAMKVLRSRLFEKAEQERADGIAADRKSQVGTGDRSERIRTYNYPQGRITDHRIGLTLYKLDSFLDGEVQEMINALITADQAEKMQKMGNTEM comes from the coding sequence ATGTTATTAGATAAATTAGCCTTTATAGAAAACAAATATGATGAATTATCAGTTAAAATTAGTGATCCATCAATTATGCAAAATCAAAATGAGTGGAGAAAGTTATGCAAAGAACAAGCTGACTTAGAAATCATTGTTAATGCATATAAGGAATACAAGCAAGTAATTGAAGACTTACAAGTTAATAAAGAGATGCTAAGTGATGAAAGCGATAGAGAAATGAAAGAAATGCTAAATGAAGAAATTTCATCTTTAGCTGAGAGAGAAATAGAATTAGAAAAAGAAATTCAAATACTATTACTTCCTAAAGATCCAAATGATGATAAGAACGTTTTTGTTGAAATAAGAGGAGGAGCAGGTGGAGATGAAGCTGCTTTATTTGCATACAATCTATTTAGAATGTATACAAGATACGCTGAAAGACAAAGATGGTCTACAGAAATAATGAGTTTAAATGAAACTGATATTGGTGGATTTAAAGAAGTTGTTTTTATGATTAAAGGAAATGGAGCATACTCAAAATTAAAGTATGAAAGTGGAGTACATAGAGTTCAAAGAGTTCCAGATACAGAGTCTAGTGGAAGAATACATACTTCAACTGTAACAGTAGCAGTACTACCAGAAGTTGATGACGTTGAAATAGAAATAGCAGACAAAGATGTTAGAATAGATGTATTTAGAGCTTCTGGTCATGGTGGACAATGCGTTAATACTACAGATTCAGCTGTAAGAATAACACATTTACCTAGTGGTCTTGTTGTATCATGTCAAGATGAAAAATCTCAATTAAAAAACAAAGAAAAAGCTATGAAAGTTCTTAGATCAAGATTATTTGAGAAAGCAGAACAGGAAAGAGCAGATGGAATAGCAGCCGATAGAAAGAGTCAAGTAGGAACTGGTGATAGAAGTGAAAGAATAAGAACATATAACTATCCACAAGGAAGAATTACTGACCATAGAATTGGATTAACATTATATAAATTAGATTCGTTCTTAGATGGAGAGGTTCAAGAAATGATAAATGCATTAATAACTGCAGATCAAGCAGAAAAAATGCAAAAAATGGGAAATACTGAAATGTAG
- a CDS encoding L-threonylcarbamoyladenylate synthase yields the protein MSTNIIKINNIIDDEEKIKEAAKVIKDGGIVAFPTETVYGLGSDALNEDAVKKIFIAKGRPQDNPLIVHVASKNIQSLVEDIPDIAQKLIDKYWPGPLTLILKKKSIIPNITSADLDTIGIRMPNNEIALKLIEMSNTVIAAPSANISGRPSPTDVERCIEDLSGKVDCIVGGDKSNIGLESTILDCTVNPPLVLRPGGITLEMLKDIDNRIEIDGAIMKKSTDDLKPKAPGMKYRHYAPKAKVKIISGERKKTIEKMKEMVDYYIDNNKKVCILTIEENEKEYNKGIKVVLGSRENLLMVAQNLFESLRKCDDLGADIILAEAYEEKGVGIAIMNRLNKAAGFDIIEV from the coding sequence TTGAGTACCAATATTATAAAAATTAATAATATTATTGATGATGAAGAAAAAATTAAAGAGGCAGCAAAAGTAATAAAAGATGGTGGCATAGTTGCCTTTCCGACAGAAACTGTATATGGATTAGGTTCTGATGCCTTAAATGAAGATGCTGTTAAAAAAATTTTCATAGCTAAAGGAAGACCACAAGATAATCCTTTAATTGTTCATGTTGCATCAAAAAATATACAAAGTTTAGTTGAAGATATACCAGACATAGCTCAAAAATTAATAGATAAATATTGGCCTGGCCCATTAACATTGATTTTAAAGAAGAAATCTATAATTCCTAATATAACTAGTGCAGATTTAGATACTATAGGAATAAGAATGCCTAATAATGAAATAGCGTTGAAATTAATAGAAATGTCTAATACTGTTATTGCAGCACCATCTGCTAACATAAGTGGAAGACCTAGTCCGACAGATGTAGAAAGATGTATAGAAGATTTGTCAGGAAAAGTAGACTGTATAGTTGGTGGAGATAAAAGTAATATAGGATTAGAATCAACAATATTAGATTGTACAGTTAATCCACCGTTAGTGCTAAGACCTGGTGGAATAACTTTAGAAATGTTAAAAGATATAGATAATAGAATAGAAATAGATGGTGCTATAATGAAAAAAAGTACTGACGATTTAAAACCAAAAGCACCAGGAATGAAATATAGACACTATGCACCTAAAGCTAAAGTTAAGATAATTTCAGGTGAAAGAAAAAAAACTATTGAAAAAATGAAAGAAATGGTAGATTATTATATAGACAATAATAAAAAGGTGTGTATACTTACAATAGAAGAAAATGAAAAAGAATATAATAAGGGAATCAAAGTAGTACTAGGTAGTAGAGAAAATTTACTTATGGTTGCACAAAATTTATTTGAATCATTAAGAAAATGTGATGATTTAGGTGCAGATATAATATTAGCAGAGGCTTATGAAGAAAAAGGTGTAGGAATAGCTATTATGAATAGACTAAATAAAGCTGCTGGCTTTGATATTATAGAAGTATAA
- the rpiB gene encoding ribose 5-phosphate isomerase B, with translation MKLAIGCDHGGFELKQEIIKFLESEGHEVKDFGTHSTESCDYPDISLPVAEAIVAKEFELGILVCGTGIGIGIAANKVPGIRAALCSDTFSAHATRQHNNANILTMGQRVVGTGLALDIVKTFISSEFEGDRHQKRIDKISAIETKYSK, from the coding sequence ATGAAATTAGCAATCGGATGCGATCACGGTGGATTTGAATTAAAACAAGAAATTATAAAGTTTCTAGAAAGCGAAGGACATGAAGTTAAAGATTTTGGTACACATTCAACAGAATCTTGCGATTATCCAGATATATCATTACCAGTAGCAGAAGCTATTGTAGCTAAAGAATTTGAGCTTGGAATATTAGTTTGTGGTACAGGAATAGGTATCGGAATTGCAGCTAATAAGGTTCCAGGAATAAGAGCTGCATTATGTTCAGATACTTTTAGTGCACATGCAACAAGACAACATAATAATGCAAATATATTAACAATGGGTCAAAGAGTTGTTGGAACTGGCCTTGCTTTAGATATAGTAAAAACTTTTATATCATCTGAATTTGAAGGTGATAGACATCAAAAAAGAATAGATAAGATTAGTGCAATAGAAACTAAATACAGTAAATAA
- the upp gene encoding uracil phosphoribosyltransferase: MSKVIEVNHPLVLHKLSMVRSKDTGSKDFKELVKEISMLLTYEATRDINMDEVEIETPVCKTKCRVVSGKKMAIVPILRAGLGMVDGVLSLIPAAKIGHIGLYRDEETLQPVEYFCKLPKDIEERDVIVVDPMLATGGSAADALTMLKEKGAKNLKLMCLISAPEGIKLVQEKHPDVDIYVASIDEKLNEKGYIVPGLGDAGDRLYGTK; this comes from the coding sequence ATGAGTAAAGTAATTGAAGTTAATCATCCATTAGTGCTACATAAGCTTTCGATGGTAAGAAGTAAGGACACAGGATCAAAGGATTTTAAGGAATTAGTAAAAGAAATCTCAATGTTATTAACTTATGAAGCAACAAGAGATATAAATATGGATGAAGTAGAAATTGAAACTCCTGTTTGTAAAACAAAATGTAGAGTTGTTTCTGGAAAGAAAATGGCTATAGTGCCTATCTTAAGAGCAGGTCTTGGAATGGTTGATGGTGTTCTTAGCTTAATACCAGCTGCTAAAATCGGTCATATAGGACTATATAGAGATGAAGAAACATTACAACCAGTAGAATACTTTTGTAAGCTTCCAAAAGATATAGAAGAAAGAGATGTTATAGTTGTAGATCCAATGCTTGCAACAGGTGGTTCAGCAGCTGATGCGTTAACTATGCTAAAAGAAAAAGGAGCTAAAAATTTAAAATTAATGTGTTTAATATCAGCTCCAGAAGGAATAAAATTAGTACAAGAAAAACATCCTGATGTAGATATATATGTTGCTTCTATAGACGAAAAATTAAATGAAAAAGGTTATATAGTTCCTGGTTTAGGAGATGCTGGAGACAGATTATACGGAACTAAATAA
- a CDS encoding deoxycytidylate deaminase — protein MERIIKENYYLDIAETVLERGTCLRRNYGSIIVKNDEIISTGYTGAPRGRSNCIDINSCIREKLQVPRGTHYELCRSVHSEANAIISASRRDMIGATLYLVGRDAKTREYVENANSCSMCKRLIINAGISYVVIRMDKENYLKIDVEEWIQNDDSLNIDENFGY, from the coding sequence ATGGAAAGAATAATTAAAGAAAATTATTATTTAGATATTGCTGAAACCGTATTGGAAAGAGGGACTTGCCTTAGAAGAAATTATGGTTCAATAATAGTTAAAAATGATGAAATAATATCAACAGGATATACCGGTGCTCCAAGGGGAAGAAGTAACTGTATAGATATTAATAGTTGCATAAGAGAAAAATTACAAGTACCTAGAGGAACACATTATGAACTTTGTAGAAGTGTACATAGTGAAGCTAATGCTATAATTAGTGCATCACGAAGAGATATGATTGGAGCAACATTGTATCTAGTAGGAAGAGATGCTAAGACAAGAGAATATGTTGAAAATGCTAATTCTTGTTCTATGTGTAAAAGGCTTATAATTAATGCTGGAATTTCTTATGTTGTTATAAGAATGGATAAAGAAAATTATCTTAAAATAGATGTAGAAGAGTGGATACAAAATGATGATTCTTTAAACATAGATGAAAACTTTGGGTATTAA
- the wecB gene encoding non-hydrolyzing UDP-N-acetylglucosamine 2-epimerase encodes MSKKKIITIFGTRPEAIKMAPLVQELNKRKEIEAKVCVTAQHREMLDQVLELFNIKPDFDLNIMKTRQTLTGITNKVLEGLEEIFEQEKPDMILVHGDTTTTFAGALAAFYKQIKVGHVEAGLRTFNKYFPFPEEMNRRLTGNLSDLHFAPTQSSKTNLLNEGVSEDIIYITGNTVIDAMEHTVEENYEFENEELKKIDFNKKVIMVTAHRRENWGEGINNICDSLKQIVLNNEDVELVYLVHLNPIVKDVVFEKLGNLDRVHLLPPLDTKETHNLMNKSYLVMTDSGGLQEEAPHLGKPVLVLRDVTERPEAVQYGTVKLVGTEIEKIVDEANRLLNDVEAYSSMSKSVNPYGDGIASTRIVDAILKYFELSEKEVEEFKI; translated from the coding sequence ATGAGTAAAAAGAAAATTATAACTATATTTGGAACGAGACCTGAAGCGATAAAAATGGCACCACTAGTTCAAGAATTAAATAAAAGAAAAGAAATAGAAGCTAAGGTGTGCGTTACAGCTCAACATAGAGAAATGTTGGATCAAGTTTTAGAATTATTTAATATAAAACCAGATTTTGATTTAAATATAATGAAAACAAGACAAACTTTAACTGGAATAACCAATAAAGTATTGGAAGGTTTAGAAGAAATATTTGAACAAGAAAAACCAGATATGATATTAGTACATGGTGATACTACAACAACCTTTGCAGGTGCATTAGCAGCATTTTATAAGCAAATAAAGGTTGGTCATGTAGAAGCAGGATTAAGAACATTTAATAAATATTTTCCTTTTCCTGAAGAAATGAATAGAAGATTAACAGGCAATCTATCTGATTTACATTTTGCACCAACACAAAGTTCTAAGACAAATTTATTAAATGAAGGTGTTTCTGAAGATATTATTTATATAACAGGAAATACTGTTATAGATGCCATGGAACATACAGTAGAAGAAAATTATGAATTTGAAAATGAAGAATTAAAAAAAATAGATTTTAATAAAAAAGTTATAATGGTAACAGCTCACAGAAGAGAAAATTGGGGTGAGGGAATAAATAATATTTGTGATTCATTGAAGCAGATAGTCTTAAATAATGAGGATGTTGAATTAGTATATTTAGTTCATTTAAATCCAATTGTTAAAGATGTGGTTTTTGAAAAATTAGGGAATCTAGACAGAGTGCATTTATTACCACCACTAGATACTAAAGAAACTCATAATTTAATGAATAAATCATATTTAGTTATGACTGATTCAGGTGGATTACAAGAAGAAGCACCACACTTAGGAAAACCAGTATTAGTACTAAGAGATGTTACAGAAAGACCAGAGGCAGTACAATATGGAACGGTTAAACTAGTTGGTACTGAAATAGAAAAAATAGTGGATGAAGCAAATAGATTATTAAATGATGTTGAGGCATATAGCAGTATGAGTAAATCAGTAAATCCATACGGAGATGGTATAGCTTCAACTAGAATAGTTGATGCTATATTGAAATATTTTGAATTAAGTGAAAAAGAAGTTGAAGAATTTAAAATATAA
- a CDS encoding acetyl-CoA C-acetyltransferase: MKEVVIVSAVRTALGSFGGALKTVPAVDLGATVIKEALNRAGVKPEAVEEVIMGNVIQAGLGQNPARQSTLKAGLPNEVPAMTINKVCGSGLRAVSLAAQMIKAGDADVIVAGGMENMSAAPYVLPGARWGQRMGDAKMVDTMIKDGLWDAFNNYHMGVTAENIAKQWGLTREEQDAFSAGSQQKAQKAIESGRFKDEIVPVMIPQRKGEPKVFDTDEFPRFGTTKESLGKLKPAFIKDGTVTAGNASGINDGAAAFVVMSAEKAAELGVKPLAKILSYGSKGLDPAIMGYGPFHATKKALEEANLTIADLDLVEANEAFAAQSLAVAKDLGFDMEKVNVNGGAIALGHPVGASGARILVTLLHEMEKRDAKKGLATLCIGGGMGTALIVERL, encoded by the coding sequence ATGAAAGAAGTAGTTATTGTAAGTGCAGTAAGAACAGCTCTTGGAAGCTTTGGTGGAGCATTAAAAACTGTTCCAGCAGTAGATTTAGGAGCAACTGTAATTAAAGAAGCATTAAACAGAGCAGGTGTTAAACCAGAAGCTGTTGAAGAAGTTATAATGGGTAATGTTATACAAGCTGGTTTAGGACAAAATCCAGCTAGACAATCAACTTTAAAAGCAGGTTTACCTAATGAAGTTCCTGCTATGACAATTAATAAAGTTTGTGGTTCTGGATTAAGAGCAGTTAGTTTAGCAGCTCAAATGATAAAAGCAGGAGACGCAGATGTTATAGTTGCTGGTGGTATGGAAAACATGTCAGCTGCACCATATGTATTACCAGGTGCTAGATGGGGCCAAAGAATGGGCGACGCTAAAATGGTTGATACTATGATTAAAGATGGATTATGGGATGCATTTAACAACTATCATATGGGTGTTACTGCTGAAAATATTGCAAAACAATGGGGATTAACTAGAGAAGAACAAGATGCTTTCTCAGCTGGATCTCAACAAAAAGCTCAAAAAGCAATTGAAAGTGGAAGATTTAAAGATGAAATAGTTCCAGTTATGATTCCACAAAGAAAGGGAGAACCAAAAGTATTTGATACTGATGAATTCCCAAGATTTGGAACAACTAAAGAGTCTTTAGGTAAATTAAAACCAGCTTTCATTAAAGATGGAACAGTTACAGCAGGTAATGCTTCAGGAATAAATGATGGAGCAGCAGCTTTCGTTGTTATGAGTGCTGAAAAAGCAGCTGAATTAGGAGTTAAACCATTAGCTAAAATACTTTCTTATGGATCAAAAGGATTAGATCCAGCTATAATGGGATACGGACCATTCCATGCAACTAAGAAAGCTTTAGAAGAAGCTAACTTAACTATTGCTGATTTAGATTTAGTAGAAGCTAATGAAGCTTTTGCAGCTCAAAGTTTAGCAGTTGCTAAAGATTTAGGATTTGATATGGAAAAAGTTAATGTTAATGGAGGAGCTATTGCATTAGGACATCCAGTTGGAGCATCTGGTGCTAGAATTCTTGTTACATTACTTCATGAAATGGAAAAAAGAGATGCTAAAAAAGGTTTAGCAACACTTTGTATAGGTGGAGGAATGGGAACTGCTCTTATAGTTGAAAGACTATAA
- a CDS encoding F0F1 ATP synthase subunit A, with translation MEPSKVVFSFKIGNFPVDIIPEVIVQWIIILAVAITAYLLTRNLKQKPNKKQAALEKFYETVTSLVSNTMGESYVGFVPYVGTLIIYLLLLNFTGLVGIKPPTQNLSVTVGLAITTFVVINFTAIKRNGLGGYLKGFGHPFIGMLPINIMERVMLPVSLALRLFGNMLAATILVDLVYKALGNIGMVAQIGLPIIVHGYFDLFDGTIQMLVFTMLTIINIKTTAEH, from the coding sequence GTGGAACCCAGTAAGGTTGTATTTTCCTTTAAAATTGGAAATTTCCCAGTAGATATTATTCCAGAAGTAATAGTTCAATGGATAATAATTCTAGCTGTAGCAATAACAGCGTATTTACTAACACGGAATTTAAAACAAAAGCCAAATAAGAAACAAGCAGCATTAGAAAAGTTTTATGAAACAGTAACTTCGCTTGTTAGTAATACTATGGGAGAAAGTTATGTAGGGTTTGTGCCATACGTAGGTACATTGATAATTTACTTACTATTATTAAATTTCACAGGATTAGTTGGTATAAAACCGCCAACACAAAACCTAAGTGTAACTGTTGGTCTTGCAATTACAACATTTGTAGTTATTAATTTTACTGCAATCAAGAGGAATGGTTTAGGTGGATATTTAAAAGGTTTTGGACATCCATTTATAGGTATGTTACCTATAAATATTATGGAAAGAGTTATGTTACCTGTATCTTTAGCACTCAGACTTTTTGGTAACATGTTAGCAGCGACAATTTTAGTTGATTTAGTATACAAAGCATTGGGAAATATCGGTATGGTAGCTCAAATTGGTTTACCAATAATAGTCCATGGATATTTTGATTTATTTGATGGTACAATCCAAATGCTAGTATTTACTATGTTAACTATAATTAATATTAAAACAACAGCAGAACATTAG
- the atpE gene encoding ATP synthase F0 subunit C → MNLAVIGAGIAVLTGLGAGIGIGIATGRATEAIARQPEAASKIQTALIIGAGLAEATAIYGLIIAFMILTK, encoded by the coding sequence ATGAATTTAGCAGTTATCGGAGCAGGTATTGCTGTATTAACAGGATTAGGGGCAGGTATTGGAATTGGTATAGCTACAGGAAGAGCTACAGAGGCAATTGCAAGACAACCAGAAGCAGCAAGTAAAATTCAAACTGCATTAATCATAGGAGCTGGACTTGCAGAAGCAACAGCTATTTATGGATTAATAATTGCATTTATGATATTAACAAAATAA
- a CDS encoding F0F1 ATP synthase subunit B — translation METNYSVIFMTIINFCILVAILKHFFWDKIKGIINERQDFVDEQLLKVDEDSEKARMYLLENQRILQTAKEEGKKITESQKEKANKVYDEIVEDANEEAKSLLERAKTDIQREKEKAEYEIKKQAVDLAIELSIKALEENIDESKHRELISNFITKVGM, via the coding sequence ATGGAAACGAATTATTCAGTAATTTTTATGACAATAATTAACTTTTGTATTCTAGTTGCTATTTTAAAGCATTTTTTCTGGGATAAAATAAAAGGTATAATTAATGAAAGACAAGATTTTGTTGATGAGCAACTATTAAAAGTTGATGAAGACTCAGAAAAAGCAAGAATGTATCTACTAGAAAATCAAAGAATATTACAAACAGCTAAAGAAGAAGGTAAAAAAATTACCGAAAGTCAAAAAGAAAAAGCCAATAAAGTATATGATGAAATAGTTGAAGATGCTAATGAAGAGGCTAAATCTTTATTAGAAAGAGCTAAAACTGATATACAACGCGAAAAAGAAAAAGCTGAGTATGAAATTAAAAAACAAGCAGTAGATTTAGCTATAGAACTTTCAATTAAGGCTTTAGAAGAAAACATAGACGAAAGTAAACACAGAGAGCTTATAAGCAATTTTATTACTAAGGTAGGTATGTAG
- a CDS encoding F0F1 ATP synthase subunit delta: MYEYLDRRYALALYQVAEKKGKVDEYLQDLREICELIENNHEFYEVIKHPQISTKKKKKTFISIFKDKIDEELLSFLLILIEKDRILYLREKLNEMEKIDLERKNTLKGIIKTAIPLLSNEFDNLRDIFQKKYDKNILFETEVDRNLLGGVYVRVGHDVIDDTVKSKIEEMKDLMLKQK, from the coding sequence ATGTATGAATACTTAGATAGGCGATATGCATTAGCACTTTACCAAGTTGCTGAAAAAAAGGGAAAAGTGGATGAATACTTACAAGATTTAAGAGAAATCTGTGAACTAATTGAAAATAATCATGAATTTTATGAAGTAATAAAACATCCACAAATAAGTACAAAGAAAAAAAAGAAAACATTTATTAGTATTTTTAAAGACAAGATTGATGAAGAGTTACTTTCTTTTCTTCTTATATTAATTGAAAAAGATAGAATACTTTATCTTAGAGAAAAATTAAATGAGATGGAAAAGATAGATCTTGAAAGAAAAAATACACTAAAAGGTATTATAAAGACAGCTATACCGCTTTTATCAAATGAATTTGATAATTTAAGAGATATTTTTCAAAAAAAATACGATAAAAATATTTTATTTGAAACTGAAGTAGATCGTAATTTATTAGGTGGAGTTTATGTAAGAGTTGGTCATGATGTAATAGATGATACTGTCAAATCTAAGATAGAAGAAATGAAAGATTTAATGCTTAAACAGAAATAG
- the atpA gene encoding F0F1 ATP synthase subunit alpha — protein sequence MNIKPEEITSIIKKEIEKYEKQIKTVDSGTIIQVGDGVSRVYGLDDCMEGELLEFPNDVYGMALNLEQDNVGCVLLGNEEGIKEGDIVKGSGKIVEVPVGEALIGRVVNSLGEELDGKGPINTNQTRPIEVKAPSIIDRSSVNEPLQTGIKAIDSMIPIGKGQRELIIGDRQTGKTALVIDTILNQKGKDVICIYVAIGQKQSTVAHIVNTLTEMGAMDYSIIVSSTAADSAPLQYLAPYAGCSIGEYFMNQGKDVLIVYDDLSKHAVAYRTMSLLLRRPPGREAYPGDVFYIHSRLLERAAKLSEENGGGSLTALPIIETLAGDITAYIPTNVISITDGQIFLESDLFNSGQRPAVNAGISVSRVGGNAQIKAMKQVTGTLRLELAQYRELAAFAQFGSDLDKDSKKRLEKGKRLVEILKQDQYKPLEVEKQVIILYTAVNDFLSDIKVEDIKKFEKELLEYVDTHYRELGRQIAEEKVLTDEIKAKLEVAIVEFKKIFLQEA from the coding sequence ATGAATATTAAGCCAGAAGAAATAACTTCTATTATTAAAAAAGAAATAGAGAAGTATGAAAAACAAATAAAAACAGTAGATTCTGGTACTATAATTCAAGTCGGAGATGGAGTTTCAAGAGTTTATGGATTAGATGACTGCATGGAAGGTGAATTACTAGAATTCCCAAATGATGTATATGGAATGGCTTTAAATCTAGAACAAGACAATGTTGGATGCGTTCTTTTAGGAAATGAAGAAGGTATAAAAGAAGGAGATATTGTTAAGGGTTCTGGAAAAATAGTTGAAGTTCCAGTAGGTGAAGCGTTAATAGGTAGAGTTGTGAATTCATTAGGTGAAGAACTTGATGGAAAAGGCCCAATAAACACAAATCAAACTAGACCTATAGAAGTTAAAGCACCTAGCATTATAGATAGAAGTTCTGTTAATGAACCATTACAAACAGGAATTAAAGCTATAGATTCAATGATTCCAATAGGTAAAGGACAAAGAGAACTTATAATAGGTGATAGACAAACAGGTAAGACAGCACTTGTTATAGATACTATATTAAATCAAAAAGGAAAAGATGTAATATGTATTTATGTAGCTATTGGACAAAAACAATCTACGGTTGCACATATAGTTAATACATTAACTGAAATGGGCGCTATGGATTACAGTATAATAGTAAGTTCAACAGCAGCAGATTCTGCTCCATTACAATATCTTGCACCATATGCAGGATGTAGTATTGGTGAATACTTTATGAATCAAGGAAAAGATGTATTGATAGTTTATGATGATTTATCTAAGCACGCAGTAGCTTATAGAACAATGTCATTACTTCTTAGAAGACCGCCAGGCAGAGAAGCTTATCCAGGAGATGTTTTCTATATACATTCAAGATTACTTGAAAGAGCAGCTAAATTATCTGAAGAAAATGGTGGAGGATCATTAACAGCTCTTCCTATAATAGAAACACTAGCTGGAGATATAACAGCATATATCCCAACCAATGTAATATCAATTACAGATGGTCAAATATTCTTAGAATCTGATTTATTCAATTCAGGACAAAGACCAGCTGTTAATGCAGGTATATCAGTATCAAGAGTTGGTGGTAATGCTCAAATTAAAGCAATGAAGCAAGTAACAGGTACTTTAAGACTAGAACTTGCCCAATATAGAGAATTAGCAGCATTCGCCCAATTTGGATCAGATTTAGATAAAGATTCAAAGAAGAGACTTGAAAAAGGTAAGAGACTTGTTGAAATATTAAAACAAGATCAATATAAGCCTTTAGAAGTTGAGAAGCAAGTTATTATATTATATACAGCAGTTAATGATTTTCTATCTGATATAAAAGTAGAAGATATAAAGAAATTCGAAAAAGAATTATTAGAATATGTAGATACTCATTATAGAGAATTAGGAAGACAAATTGCTGAAGAAAAAGTTTTAACAGATGAAATAAAAGCTAAATTAGAAGTAGCGATAGTTGAGTTTAAAAAGATATTTTTACAAGAAGCATAG
- the atpG gene encoding ATP synthase F1 subunit gamma: MGSAGLIEIKRRIKSVESTRKITNAMGLVATSKLRKTRKELFINKKFFEETEKIIEKLASTISQDDDSIYFKSNKSKYKLYILVSSDTGLCGSYNNTVVSYLDSLVRDEKENIKVITVGSKGLSYVKRIGLDTIADYVDIPDIPTVKEVKIVFESALKMYKDGEVSEINIVYLDFVSPVKQEPKAEKLLPIERITSVPEEFITEPNSEEVLNNALNIHLKGKFRNILLSAKCSEQSSRMTAMNGATQNANDILDNLNLKYNRIRQQIITQEISEIVGGAEAQK; this comes from the coding sequence ATGGGTTCAGCTGGACTTATAGAAATTAAACGAAGAATAAAGTCAGTAGAAAGTACAAGGAAAATAACTAATGCTATGGGACTTGTTGCCACTTCTAAGTTAAGAAAAACTAGAAAAGAATTATTTATAAATAAAAAGTTTTTTGAAGAAACTGAAAAAATTATAGAAAAGCTTGCATCAACTATTTCACAAGATGATGATAGTATTTATTTTAAATCTAATAAAAGTAAGTATAAATTATACATTTTAGTATCATCAGATACAGGCTTATGTGGTAGTTATAATAATACCGTAGTATCTTACTTAGATAGCTTAGTCAGAGATGAAAAAGAAAACATAAAAGTAATTACTGTTGGAAGCAAAGGATTAAGTTATGTAAAGAGAATAGGTCTTGATACAATAGCTGATTACGTTGATATACCAGATATACCAACAGTAAAGGAAGTTAAAATTGTTTTTGAAAGTGCTCTTAAAATGTATAAAGATGGAGAAGTTTCAGAAATTAATATTGTATACTTAGATTTTGTTTCTCCAGTAAAACAAGAACCAAAAGCAGAAAAACTTTTACCAATAGAAAGAATTACTAGTGTGCCAGAAGAATTTATAACTGAACCAAATAGTGAAGAAGTTTTAAATAATGCATTAAACATTCACTTGAAAGGTAAGTTTAGAAATATTTTATTAAGTGCTAAATGTAGTGAACAAAGTTCAAGAATGACAGCTATGAACGGGGCTACCCAAAATGCAAATGACATATTAGATAATTTAAATCTAAAATATAACAGAATAAGACAACAAATTATTACCCAAGAAATATCAGAAATAGTTGGAGGAGCAGAAGCTCAAAAATAG